A stretch of DNA from Anaerobacillus isosaccharinicus:
TTTCTTTTTTTCCAGACTTGAAATCTTCCAGTATAGCTTCTACTATGTGTGCACTTTTTGGAGGATGGCAATTTTGAACCGTACGTCCTATTATTGCTTTCGTTCGGGCAAAAATTCTTTCCTTTCCGTGTGAAAAATACCGGACAATATCATTTTCGTCGATGAACGTAATATCAATCGGTAAATGGTTTAGCATAAGCTCCAGCTGATTTAGTGATAGTACACCAGTTTCTAACTTGATATATCCGTTACTAATTGCTTTTGCATCTATATCCATTCTTTCAGGCTTCCATACGGCCGCTGGTTCTGTAAGGCAGTACCCAATTTCATCGCTTTCTTGAGCGATTTTTATCCACTCATCTTCGGTTAAATTACTCAACGACATTGGAAAGAGAATATGCTCTTCTCTATAGATCATTGCTGTTTGTTGTTCAACAATATACTGCAAAGTACTAAGAATTTTCTCTTTATCCCCATTATAATTAGTCAAGAGCTTTTTAACTTCCTTTATGGCATCACGGATATAATCATCTAGTCTCCACATATTTACAGATGGAGCATTAATTCCGTATTTCTCAAGGTAAGGGAACAATAATTGCTCTTTACGTGTAAAATGCTTGTCAATATCATACAAGAGGTTGCAGTTATCTACTAGCTTATAAATATTGGCTGGCGAGTCCTCTTTTTCAAACTCCTCTATAGACGGTATCAATTTCGATTGCAGTAAGTTCTCTATTTCTCTATTTTCTCTACAAAAAGTGTGAATGGGATGCCCAGGTATATCTTGAGGATGGTCAATTTTTATTATGTTTCCTTCCATAATAGTTAAATGTGCAGAAGATATTCTTTGAAATTCACTTTCGGACATATCCTTCTCTTCTATTATTTCTCGTTGGTACTGAGAAAGTTTGGTAATTTCATCAACAGTCACTTTCCCCAGCTTTTCATCAACAAAGGCTTTAACTTCATCTACATTTTTTCCATTATAGATATCCCAAAAAACTGTTTTTAGCAACTCTAGACGCTCCGACTTTTGATCTATTCCATGTTGCTCACGATTGTTTATAAATTCACTCATATGATCACTCCTTCTATTTGCTCCAAGTGAGAATTTTTCTCAATTTATAAAAAGTATATCACTTCTTCTCCTTGAGCCTAGTGACCATAATCACAACCAAACCTAGTATTTTTCGTTTATTTCTAAAAAAATGTTTCTTACAATTTATTTAAACGCATCGTTTTTTCGAATGAAAACACTCACAATACAAAGAAATAAACTACTTATCGCAGTCCATCTAAACTATAGCCAATTCTTCTTTCTGATGAAGACAATTTAGCTGTTTTTGTCTCTTTCCATGGTTGGTACAGAATTGATCGCCCATCCTGACAATAAATTTATGTTAAAATAAATGTATTAAAAATGAAGGAAGGTGATGAAATGTCGAAAACATCTATATCGGTTAAAAAATTTGGTATTACACAAAAAGAAATACTTCGTCTCACAATTTTGCAGTTGTTAAAACAAGCACCGACACATGCGGCAGAAATATATCGATCAGTCTCAGAAAGTTCAAGGAATGATTATTTAAGTCCTACTCGCTCTAGAACCTTTGTGTACAAAACGATTGAGGAACTTCAAAAAGAAAAGTTCATTAATTTTTACACTCAAGGTCGTAAAAAAGTTTTTAGTTTGAGCAACGAAGGTTTAGTGCTTTTGATAGATTGTACGAACAGGCATTACCCAACACTAGTTAAACTCGAAAAAGTAATTGAACAAATGAAATGCACGGTCTCTAATAAACCGTACCAACATCCTCAAGCACTCCTAACAGATTACGAAAAAAGTTACATTAGTAAAATCATTAATGTTAAGTCATTAATACAGTGGTATACGTTACATCGGCTTATTCAAGAAGGCCCGCTTTACGGTGGGGGGTTGTATCGGCAAATGAATATGTGGTTTGGTTGGATTAACAATCACGGGTACTTTTACCAAGTTCTTCGAGAGATGGATCAATGTGGAACTATCCAGGGGCAATGGGCAGATGAAAATACACGTTCACAAAGAATTTATCATGCTTCTGAAATTGGTAAAAAGGAGTATGAACTCATAGAACAACAATTATCAAATCATTTAAGTGAAGTTC
This window harbors:
- a CDS encoding DUF438 domain-containing protein produces the protein MSEFINNREQHGIDQKSERLELLKTVFWDIYNGKNVDEVKAFVDEKLGKVTVDEITKLSQYQREIIEEKDMSESEFQRISSAHLTIMEGNIIKIDHPQDIPGHPIHTFCRENREIENLLQSKLIPSIEEFEKEDSPANIYKLVDNCNLLYDIDKHFTRKEQLLFPYLEKYGINAPSVNMWRLDDYIRDAIKEVKKLLTNYNGDKEKILSTLQYIVEQQTAMIYREEHILFPMSLSNLTEDEWIKIAQESDEIGYCLTEPAAVWKPERMDIDAKAISNGYIKLETGVLSLNQLELMLNHLPIDITFIDENDIVRYFSHGKERIFARTKAIIGRTVQNCHPPKSAHIVEAILEDFKSGKKETEDFWIKFKDKYVYIRYFAVRNEQNEYMGTLEFTQNIDPIQAIEGEKRIL
- a CDS encoding helix-turn-helix transcriptional regulator, producing MSKTSISVKKFGITQKEILRLTILQLLKQAPTHAAEIYRSVSESSRNDYLSPTRSRTFVYKTIEELQKEKFINFYTQGRKKVFSLSNEGLVLLIDCTNRHYPTLVKLEKVIEQMKCTVSNKPYQHPQALLTDYEKSYISKIINVKSLIQWYTLHRLIQEGPLYGGGLYRQMNMWFGWINNHGYFYQVLREMDQCGTIQGQWADENTRSQRIYHASEIGKKEYELIEQQLSNHLSEVHQFLRSMIKQFHHTP